In Coregonus clupeaformis isolate EN_2021a unplaced genomic scaffold, ASM2061545v1 scaf1005, whole genome shotgun sequence, a single window of DNA contains:
- the LOC121548722 gene encoding uncharacterized protein LOC121548722, producing the protein MDVKLQSKTTETSKPTIPEETSQPSPAAATPEDATNDDTGFHNLTRADGNHPPGPKNVEHESKTKEKNKTSAPEMNNQPLPAAAQTPADTTNKDTGVYDATTSRNKHPPGPKNAKNMMRMEKFFTFVAGNTLGSHVEFHHRLTTQRGLTEVMSPEQSDVILSFCPIISRAGTDIEAALQQIPAGKPVILVVLHHTFDPDYTVPDSSRLVTRGDVILTVDCLFHESKGLLNCPRNEEAIRKILDRPEIRPKTSKPAAPEKTRQIPPAASHPPEDAVNDANINTGVDKRPPGPKNSAITSQPKQVGIKAPSMTVFF; encoded by the exons ATGGATGTAAAACTTCAAAGCAAAACTACAGAG ACGAGTAAGCCCACTATTCCAGAAGAGACTAGTCAGCCCTCCCCAGCTGCTGCAACACCTGAAG ATGCTACTAATGACGACACCGGATTTCACAACCTTACAAGAGCAGATGGAAACCATCCCCCAGGCCCCAAGAATGTTGAACATGAAAGCAAAACTAAAGAG AAAAATAAGACTAGTGCTCCAGAGATGAACAACCAGCCTCTCCCAGCTGCAGCACAAACACCTGCAG ATACTACTAACAAGGACACTGGAGTTTACGACGCCACAACAAGCCGAAACAAACATCCCCCAGGCCCCAAGAATGCTAAAAATATGATGAGGATGGAGAAATTCTTCACTTTTGTGGCTGGGAATACTCTGGGGTCTCATGTGGAATTCCATCATCGTCTCACCACACAAAGAGGTCTGACTGAGGTGATGTCACCAGAGCAGAGTGATGTCATCTTGTCTTTCTGTCCCATCATCTCTCGTGCTGGGACTGATATTGAAGCAGCACTGCAGCAGATTCCAG CTGGTAAACCTGTCATTCTGGTAGTGCTGCATCACACCTTCGATCCAGACTACACTGTACCTGACAGTAGCAGACTAGTGACCAGAGGTGATGTAATACTCACAGTGGACTGTCTCTTCCATGAGAGCAAAGGACTACTGAACTGTCCACGCAATGAAGAAGCAATTAGAAAGATTCTGGACAGGCCAGAAATACGGCCAAAG ACAAGTAAGCCTGCTGCTCCAGAGAAGACCAGACAGATCCCGCCCGCTGCTTCACATCCACCTGAAG ATGCTGTTAACGATGCTAACATCAACACTGGAGTTGACAAACGCCCTCCAGGTCCCAAGAACTCTGCAATTACAAGCCAACCTAAACAGGTTGGCATAAAGGCTCCATCTATGACTGTTTTCTTCTAG